In Streptomyces dangxiongensis, one DNA window encodes the following:
- a CDS encoding transcriptional regulator has translation MPGAVALNTTLDEIAQVTSRWITPTQRLRRNLLYLTRSRNGYTFMQDCGIRMDRRMITAWLAEERIPSPEQQRRLEDAFRLLRRRNMAPSMTRRLNARGGTRVEIYPVDQSDVDDKHRRTARWRHKNIYRWDPIIAAWSRSDLRELTHRWHDVITDLDSDWRMYEHVTHLGFWA, from the coding sequence GTGCCCGGGGCTGTAGCCCTCAACACCACACTCGATGAGATCGCCCAGGTCACCAGCCGTTGGATAACACCGACACAACGGCTGCGACGCAACCTGCTCTACCTCACCCGCTCCCGAAACGGCTACACCTTTATGCAGGACTGCGGCATCCGGATGGACCGGCGGATGATCACTGCCTGGCTCGCCGAGGAACGCATCCCAAGCCCCGAGCAGCAGCGGCGCCTGGAGGACGCGTTCCGCCTGTTGCGCCGCCGCAACATGGCGCCCAGCATGACGCGCCGGCTCAACGCCAGGGGCGGGACCCGCGTGGAGATCTACCCCGTCGACCAGAGCGACGTCGATGACAAGCACCGGCGCACCGCCCGGTGGCGGCACAAGAACATCTACCGCTGGGACCCCATCATCGCAGCCTGGTCGCGCAGCGACCTGCGCGAACTGACCCACCGGTGGCACGACGTCATCACCGACCTCGACTCCGACTGGCGCATGTACGAGCACGTGACCCACCTCGGCTTCTGGGCCTGA
- a CDS encoding Mu transposase C-terminal domain-containing protein, with translation MKPPDPEDLTEEDLARRRHAQRELMGPAVRSLLQLSQRGELTTAHVELSAHTLGVHVTTVWRKLARARLGEPLHRSRDRFEITDAIRTLLAYHRGNVKAVHRELAQEAETSGATPVSLSTLHRAIKRDLPPGDRAGLKNGLPASRGHDPHLRRPPTARNEEWEGDHKQAPVWVWANDRLVKPWVTWFCDCHTGMIMGWAVTPHFPHRGSILAALRSCILHDDGYGPAGGLPTRIRIDRGKDFLSRAVQDALGAFAVQVDVLPPYTPHLKGSIENLNRAATSMFFSTLPRYTHAQKLDSRHHSGDKDPALTFEGFVELFAQWVKTRNADHTMAGYGDLTPLQWWNSENTPLREVSAKDLHAFLLEGDRSTRVINGHGIRFKGRDYMAGWMTGRSGTRVHIRFQPHHLDQIEIFDADNRRHLGTAHLADQATDEQIEQVYQARAERSRRVRRDLRRAETLRRRRFKAHTTTGPAQADTAMTRKEAAKELGAWSSGRTADDLPSDYMPRRITPPGGWAVPGTSTPTEEET, from the coding sequence ATGAAGCCCCCGGACCCCGAGGACCTCACCGAAGAAGACCTGGCCCGCCGCCGGCACGCACAACGGGAACTCATGGGTCCCGCCGTACGCTCCCTACTGCAGCTCTCGCAGCGCGGAGAGCTGACCACCGCTCATGTCGAACTGTCCGCCCACACCCTCGGCGTTCACGTCACGACTGTGTGGCGCAAGCTGGCCCGCGCCCGGCTCGGTGAACCCCTGCACCGCAGCCGGGACCGTTTCGAGATCACCGACGCCATCCGCACGCTGCTCGCCTACCACCGGGGCAACGTCAAAGCCGTCCACAGAGAACTCGCGCAGGAAGCCGAGACATCCGGCGCCACCCCGGTGAGCCTGTCCACACTGCACCGCGCCATCAAACGCGACCTGCCGCCAGGTGACCGAGCCGGCCTCAAGAACGGGCTCCCCGCCTCCCGCGGCCACGACCCGCATCTGCGCCGCCCGCCCACCGCCCGCAACGAGGAGTGGGAAGGCGACCACAAGCAAGCCCCCGTCTGGGTGTGGGCCAACGACCGGCTGGTCAAACCCTGGGTGACCTGGTTCTGCGACTGCCACACCGGCATGATCATGGGCTGGGCCGTCACCCCTCACTTCCCGCACCGCGGGTCCATCCTGGCCGCCCTCAGATCCTGCATCCTGCACGACGACGGCTACGGCCCGGCAGGCGGCCTGCCCACCCGGATCCGCATCGACCGCGGCAAAGACTTCCTCTCCCGCGCCGTCCAGGACGCACTCGGCGCCTTCGCCGTCCAGGTCGACGTCCTGCCTCCCTACACCCCCCACCTCAAAGGCAGCATCGAAAACCTCAACCGCGCCGCCACCAGCATGTTCTTCTCCACCCTGCCCCGCTACACCCACGCCCAGAAACTCGACTCCCGCCACCACTCGGGGGACAAGGACCCAGCCCTGACCTTCGAAGGATTCGTCGAGCTCTTCGCGCAGTGGGTCAAGACCCGCAACGCCGACCACACGATGGCCGGCTACGGCGACCTCACCCCGCTGCAATGGTGGAACAGCGAGAACACCCCGCTGCGCGAAGTCAGCGCCAAGGACCTTCACGCCTTCCTCCTGGAAGGCGACCGCTCCACCCGCGTCATCAACGGCCACGGCATCCGGTTCAAGGGGCGCGACTACATGGCCGGCTGGATGACCGGCCGCTCCGGCACCCGCGTCCACATCCGCTTCCAGCCCCACCACCTCGACCAGATCGAAATCTTCGACGCCGACAACCGCCGGCATCTGGGCACCGCCCACCTGGCCGACCAGGCCACCGACGAGCAAATCGAGCAGGTCTATCAAGCCCGCGCCGAACGCTCCCGCCGCGTGCGCCGCGACCTGCGCCGGGCCGAAACCCTGCGCCGCCGCCGCTTCAAAGCACACACCACCACCGGACCGGCCCAGGCCGACACCGCGATGACCCGCAAAGAGGCCGCCAAGGAACTGGGCGCCTGGAGCTCCGGCCGGACCGCTGACGATCTGC